In Heteronotia binoei isolate CCM8104 ecotype False Entrance Well chromosome 21, APGP_CSIRO_Hbin_v1, whole genome shotgun sequence, the DNA window GAATATTGGGGAGTACAAGCAGGTCTTCTACCTGTGCTCAATTAAATTACAGCCAAGGCTCAAGTTGGTAGTACAAGATTACCCAATTAGATCCCCTTATGAGGGGTTTATACCAGATGGTTCTTCAAAAGGTGACTCTTTTACAAGGAGGTTCAGTAGGAACCAAAGCTTAATTTTTTCAAGGGCACATAATGGCCAGTAAGTGCTGCTGCTAGCTGCTAGTGTGTAATAATGTCTTCATCAGGATGTACTGTACTGTGCAGGAAACAGATGTGAGAGGGCCCCTACTGTACAAAGATGAAACAGACAGAAAGCCAAGACCGCAGGATACTTCAGACCAAATCAGAATTCTCAGTAGCTCTATTAAGTAGAATAAATGACCAAAAGCATGTGTTGCTGTTCAGACCAGGACATGACCTGCAGGTCTTCAGAATGACCCTCAAGTTTGGTCTGGAGTGCTTCTTGCAAGTTGAATAAGAGGCAGCTCTGAATTCAGGTGCCACTTTTGGTCTCACTAAAACTGCTTCATGAGTCACTGGAATTGTTAGCATATGACAAGTACCAAGGAGACTGGGAGCTTAAAGCAATATAGCCCTGAACGTCACTGGGTTACCTTGGCTGTTCTGCTGTCCCCATCTGATTTAACCTTATAGGATTGTTTGACGAGGATAAAATGTGTGACCAGGGTAGGGGCAGAGTAGACTGGGCTCTGTGTGCTGCTCTGAGTCCTTagaggaagggggaaataaaTATAGGTAGAATGAAAGAAGCTTGCTTGGGCAAAGGTGTTAGTCATGCTTAAATCAGCACACTTTTTCTCTTAGTAGCTGTCTTAATGGGATGGGCACTTGCAAAAGGAGAAGAAGCCCCTTCTGAGGTTTGAGGGGGCTCATAAGAGACTAGGAAAAATTGTGGCTGGAGTCCACAGTCTTTAGGCTAAAGCATCTTGTTGGTGAAGAATGCTGCATTCTATACTTGACCTGTGTTCTGTCTTGTCTTTGCCTCTTGCTGTCTCTGTTGTTTCGTAGTGTGTAGGAGGATGATAATGTGATGTTGGAGCACAGGAGGCCAAGAAGCTGACTGTTTCAAAGGTGTAAAATTAACTGAATGTGCTACCAGCTTTTGCAGGcttccaaagccatccagtacaTTGTTTTGTACAAATGCAATTAATACTTTGCAAAGAATTTATGTGTGTTTCTAAGCTTTTATGAAAAAGTTGGCTCTGTTGTACTAGTATGTTGTAGAGTTTAGGTTTGAAGactccctctgccatggaagcttgctgggtgacctggggctagTCGCAcattcagcttaacctaccttacaggattgttgttaggataaaatgaagcgaggagaatggtggaagccactttgggtcttcaTTCCAGAGAAATGCAGGGTAAAATGAATAAATTGTGCAGTTTATTCTCTAGCCAAAGAAAGTATTCTGGCAAATCACTGGAAgcctaaataaaataataagggCTCTTTTGGAATGCCATCATGCTGTCTGGCTGAGAACTGATGCCAACATCCATATGATAAAACTAGACTGTCCAATGTTATGTGTTCCGTTAGTCTTTATGTttagcattttttttattttcctgcATTGCCTTAATTATATACTTTTGACTTGCTTTTTCTAAATAAAAGCCTTATTGTTTTTAGCACTGGTCTGTGTGTTTGCTCACTAGAGCTTTCCAGGGGATTCAGTGCTTTAGGCTCTTGGTCACAACATTACCTGTGTAATGGCTGCAGGTTGTAGGTGATCTACCCTGCAGGGCTGCAAGCTGCTAATAATACTAGTAAGGGCAGGGAGAGGTTGCTCCTTTTTTCCTCCTGAGGCCCAAGGCCTGTAAAAGGTGTGGTGGCAGTCTGCTGGGAAGGCTGTGCAGTTACAGCCTGAGGTTTGTtttctctcaatgactgtgctatggagcagatggtctcagaacctaccaggggtggggcgatcctggatttggtcctaagtaatgcccaagacttggtgagagatgtaaaagtgattgcgccacttgggagcagtgaccataatgttattgatttcaccatttgtataaatagggagttgtccaaaaagaccgccacaaccacatttaactttaaaaggggtaaatacactgagatgaggaggcatgtgaggaggaaactgaaaggaaaggtacatatggtcaaaacccttggggaagcttggacaccatttaaaactataatcctagaagctcagataaaatacataccacaagttaggaaaggcacaaacaggcataagaaaaggcctgcatggttaacaaagtaatggaagctgtaaaaggtaagaaggactcctttaagcggtggaagaccagtccaagtgagattagtaaaagggaacacaggctgtggcaaatcaaatgcaagactgtgatcaggcaggcaaaaagggactatgaggagcatattgcaaaaaacataaagaccaacaataaaaatttcttcaaatatattagaaataggaaaccagccagggaagcagtggggcccttggatgaccattgggtaaaaggattactgaaggaggatagggaaatggctgagaagctaaatgaattttttgcctccgtcttcactgtggaagacgagaactttttgcccgccccagaaccactaattttggaaggggtgttgaaagacctgagtcagattgaggtgacaaaagaggaggtcctacaactgatagacaaattaaaaactaataagtcaccgggtccggatggcatacatccgagagttctgaaagaactcagagttgaacttgtggatcttctaacaaaaatctgtaatctttcattgaaatctgcctccgttcctgaggactggaaggtaacaaatgtcacccccatctttaaaaagggttccagaggagatccgggaaattacaggccagtcagtctgacttcaataccgggaaagttggtagaaagcattatcaaggacagaatgagtaggcacattgatgaacacgggttattgaggaagactcagcatgggttctgcaagggaagatcttgcctcactaacctgttacatttctttgagggggtgaacaaacatgtggacaaaggagacccgatagatgttgtttaccttgacttccagaaagcttttgataaagttcctcatcaaaggctccttagaaagcttgagagtcatggagtaaaaggacaggtcctttgtggatcaaaaactggctgagtaataggaagcagagagtgagtataaatgggcagtcttcgcagtggaggacggtaagcagtggggtgccgcagggctcggtactgggtcccatgctctttatcttgttcataaatgatttagagttgggagtgagcagtgaagtggccaagtttgcggatgacactaaattgttcagggtggtgagaaccagagaggattgtgaggaactccaaagggatctgttgaggctgggtgagtgggcgtcaacgtggcagatgcagttcagtgtggccaagtgcaaagtaatgcacattggggccaagaatcccagctacaagtacaagttgatggggtgtgaactggcagagactgaccaagagagagatcttggggtcgtggtagataactcactgaaaatgtcaagacagtgtgcgtttgcaataaaaaaggccaacgccatgctgggaattattaggaagggaattgaaaacaaatcagccagtatcataatgcccctgtataaatcgatggtgcggtctcatttggagtactgtgtgcagttctggtcgccgcacctcaaaaaggatattatagcattggagaaagtccagagaagggcaactagaatgattaaagggctggagcactttccctatgaagaaaggttgaaacgcttgggactctttagcttggagaaacgtcgactgcggggtgtcatgatagaggtttacaagataatgcatgggatggagaaagtagagaaagaagtacttttctccctttctcacaatacaagaacttgtgggcattcgatgaaattgctgggcagagaggttaaaacggataaaaggaagtacttcttcacccaaagggtgattaacatgtggaattcactgccacaggaggtggcggcggccacaagtatcgccaccttcaagaggggtttagataaaaatatggagcacaggtccatcagtggctattagccacagtgtgtgtgtatatataaaattttttgccactgtgtgacacagagtgttggactggatgggccgttggcctgatccaacatggcttctcttatgttccaaggAAGACAACTTCTGGCCTCCCATGGTAGTGTGGCAGTGGGCTTTATTATTTGATAGTGTGGTACTGAGGTTTGGTCTTTGTACTTTCAGGGTACTGTAAAGGAGCTGAAGGAGCAGTGTGAGCATCTACAAAAGGAAAACCAGGAGCTGAAGTGGTTTCAAGAATGCTGCATGTTGGTCTCAGGTAACTGTTCAGTACAGTCTGTTTGAGCAGAACAGGTTTGTATAGTCTTTCCATTGCTTCTTCCCTTTCCACAACTTCCCAGCTATCTTGAGAGAAAGGTGGATTTATAGATTTCTTAAACAGACTCTCCATAGATGGCTGCTCTGATAATAGAGGCTGGTTTTCAGTGCAGATGGGAAAAAAGGAACATGTATAACTATTCCGCAGTGAGTCTAAGGGTTGTCCAATGGTAGCAGTAAATAGATCTGAAATATATGGCTGAATGTATCTTGGATCTGAATGAAACATTTGTGTATCAGGTGCAGGTAATACAATTTTGGAAAAGGCAGAAGAGATGAAGGAAGAACAAGCTGAGATGATGGTAAGACTGAACCTGCTTGCTTTTCCATCACTGATGTATAGCATAAAGCTGTCCCCCTCCAGCTTATCCTTGCTAAAAATGTTCTGCAAATTATTATTGGCTTTCATGTAACTGAGAAGCTATATTCTGAACTGGTCAAACTTGTGTGGAACAGAACCTGACTAAACTGTCATTTGTGCTGTTAATTCCACATGGGTGGCCATGTTAGTCTCTTGTAGAAAACTTAAACAGAAGTCCAATAGCAGTTTAAAGACTAACAGCATCTATTCCTCAGATGCATAAGGGTATTCTTCCAAAGCAGTAAtattgataaaataaaatttagctGATGGGGTAGACACTCCTAGACACCAGAAGAACTGAGCTCTGactcattaaaaaaaacttaGGAAGGAATAAATTTAACTTTATAAATTTGAGGTTCTACAGGGCTCCTGTTTCACTTCTGGTGTTTCTTTCCTTTCAGGTTTTGactgagaagcttaatgctgatCTGGAGATGTTCTGCAGAATGGCTAAAGAGCAGAAAGATAATCTCCAAGTAAAATTACAACTATTTTCTTTCCTCCCCTGGGAAGTTTGAATTTCTATTCAAGCACACATCTGCTTGATTTACACAGTATAACTTCACCTCAACTAGGTCCTGTGTCAACTTTTATATTTGTGCTTTATAGGAATTTTGATCTTCTGGATGAAACTACTTATATAAACTAGCTATATATAAACAAGACATATCACTataacacctcccccaaaataagatttatttggcaagacGAGAAATGAATCAGTAACTCTTTGGCAATGTGCAAGCAATGTGAACTTCTAACCACTAATAGTGAAAGCCAATGTTACTTTAACTGCATTTTTTCCCCCAATAGACTGCAAAGGGGACTTTGAAGCAGGTGAAGGAGGAGCAAGTCCACTTCAGAGAGAAGCAGCAGTGTTTTAGAAGAGAAATGGAGGAGTTTGCTGCTATCTTGGATCAAGAACATGAATTTGTGATAGCAGAAATGGAAACACCTATTCTTACACTACTCTAACTTTCAATCTCAAAATGGGAATCAAGGACTTAAAACTAGAACATCAGTCTGGGGAGCTcattttgccattgcctctcACTATCCTCATGTTTATATTTCTATCTTTGTTCATGTTTGGGTCTTACTTATGGAAGCTGGATGTTCTTAATAAATGTTGGTTTTGTACAGTTGTGCAGCAGTTCTGTATTTTCATACATTTCATTTAGTGTGCAAACAAGGGAGTGGGGGGACTCTGCTATCAGGATAGTAATGTAGCCCAGCTTAGCTTATGCTGGAAAAAATGATTAGATATAATCAACAGAAGTGTTTAATGAATAGGGCCAGTGCTAGAAATTTAATAAGGGTGATGTGTGTGTAGCTGGGTGTGTAAAAGTTTCTGATGATAGCAGAATGGCCACACAAGATTTTTGTACAGAGTTTATATGACTTGGTTAAGCCCTAGTTTGTTTTACAGTGATTTCGGCTTGTGCTTTAATGCCAGTGTTTTAATGGTGTAGGATTAATTGTAAGCCATCTGGTATTGATCTCCGTAACCCTGGTCTTCTATTCCCCATCATACAGGCAGCTGGATTATAAAACAGTGTCATTGATCAGGGGTTATTGTGCATCCTGCTCTTGCCTCTTCCTCAAACGGCAGTGCAGATAGTAGAAGAGTCTCTCAGCCCTCTTTTGGTGTGAATTCAGTCCTGACTGCTGAGTCCAATAGCAGCAGGGAGTGGGAATAGACCTATCAAATCTTAAAGTAGTATACACCCCAAAACAATCTAGGCATTTATTGCACAGTATCTGGATAGAGTTCTGAAAGCCAAGCAATGAAGTTGCCAGGTCTTTCTCAAGCAAGACTCCTGTGCCTTTGAAAACTGCACTGAATCCCCAGGTGGAGTTGCCCCTATCACTGTGTGCCAATGAGAGGAAACATGTAAAGCACcagtatttctcaataagcagttattgttttaaatcaaagctgttttattgttagaaactcaagctgtaccaaggacacaagccttgggagtaatgacatatatagggttacacagttgctacataggatatcttcaaaggttacattacagatgcatacttgagtcacgggctCAAAGGTTGCTAAGCACTATCTTTtatattactaaggaatttaggctattaacaatatctccctttctcacacttctttagcacaagataagagttgtctgtgtgaacctgtgggagaggcgacttgaaagtggtgccaggctgtagcataaacatccttgggccagatggatttattacttgcccaatgattgtaaataagggggggggggtgcagtcgagagctggtgacctgctctatgTCTAAGAAACAaccatgttacagaaataagcgcgcTTGACAAAACAGCTTGTACTGGTCAAACAGTTGTCCTGTCAGGTAGTTTGCAATGGTGCAGGAGCCAAGCAAGAAGATGAGTTGGCAGGTGCTGGTCATGTTGTAAGTCCAGCAGGTGTATGGCACTACAAGCCCTCTGGGGAGTTTCCATTACCAAAGACCCCTGCCTGCCATTAAGGTGTGTTGAACATGAAGCCAGAGAAGTGTCAAACATGAAGCCAGAGAACTGTAGTCTTGAACATGTGTTTTCTCACTTGAGATGCAGAGCTTAAAGGAGCTGTCATTGACTATAGGCTTAGCTGGTATTTTGACCTGAATTGTGGTTTTCAGGCCTGAGAGTTTTTTATTCGCCATGAGTCCTGTGAGAGTGTTTACTGTAAGGTGTCATATGGGATTGTGGAGCAGCCTAAAGGATATTAACAATGTTGATATATCACTTAAACTCTGCACCTTTCACTTCCCCTTCCAAGACCAGTTGTACACCAGTCTGAAGCCTGTGTGCATTGGGACTGGCATATTTCAGAACTgagcacacacatgaagctgccttatactgaaaaaAGCCATCAGTCTTATCTTCTCAGAtaggcagcagctccccagggtctcaggtggagatctttcatattacctac includes these proteins:
- the LOC132590194 gene encoding uncharacterized protein LOC132590194 — translated: MSDKCDRKEALSIMCSGKSRIPVFSFQEPKVIIVPEERQPLLPSKRYLNRTANLEPCRDHPFVFGARAPENITFKGATQGVMKIVPPSRKKATVQCPASRYKWETELRNKNKLLEAARSEMMVKLERTQGTVKELKEQCEHLQKENQELKWFQECCMLVSGAGNTILEKAEEMKEEQAEMMVLTEKLNADLEMFCRMAKEQKDNLQTAKGTLKQVKEEQVHFREKQQCFRREMEEFAAILDQEHEFVIAEMETPILTLL